Proteins encoded together in one Miscanthus floridulus cultivar M001 chromosome 16, ASM1932011v1, whole genome shotgun sequence window:
- the LOC136510873 gene encoding uncharacterized mitochondrial protein AtMg00810-like has translation MSRLFRMSDLGLLSFYLRLEVKQGEDAIKLGQAAYAQKLLEKVGMGASNPCHTPMEVRLKLSAKSSTPEVDAMMYRSLVGSLCYLVHTRPDITYVVGYVSRFMEKPRQEHLVAVKHILRYITGTVDYSIVYSKRYDIDNKVMGYSLIGYSDNNLGDIYERRSMGSIIFFLGDMPVSWQS, from the coding sequence ATGTCGCGTCTATTCCGGATGAGCGACCTCGGGCTTCTGTCGTTCTACCTCAGGCTAGAGGTCAAGCAAGGTGAGGATGCCATCAAGCTTGGGCAAGCTGCATATGCTCAGAAGCTACTAGAGAAGGTGGGGATGGGGGCATCCAACCCCTGTCACACACCGATGGAGGTTCGGttgaagctctcggcaaagagctcaACACCGGAGGTCGATGCGATGATGTACAGGAGCCTGGTGGGGAGTCTATGCTATCTGGTACATACAAGGCCTGACATCACATATGTGGTTGGCTACGTGAGCCGCTTCATGGAGAAGCCGCGTCAGGAGCATTTGGTCGCTGTCAAGCACATTTTGCGCTACATCACTGGCACAGTCGACTACAGCATCGTCTACTCCAAGCGCTATGACATCGATAACAAGGTGATGGGATACTCGCTGATAGGGTACAGTGACAACAACTTGGGGGACATCTACGAGAGGAGAAGCATGGGcagcatcatcttcttcctcggagACATGCCTGTGTCTTGGCAGTCCTAG